In the genome of Danio rerio strain Tuebingen ecotype United States chromosome 23, GRCz12tu, whole genome shotgun sequence, one region contains:
- the si:dkey-205h13.2 gene encoding mucin-5AC, with product MNTKVFATLVVVVTSTLFSLSTQSCITQWFDNDDPTGQGDYELLSDLLTAYSGEICPNPVGIEVRTVSGILASQTGNIFQVNNPSSGFACVNANQAGGVCADYKVRFTCPEAWCASCRTPWFDRDNPGGLGDYETLPLTLSTYPLQVCAQPIAIEVETISGTPTLPTGNNFQEYDPKLGFSCVNAQQNGGCQDYKVRFTCPVIFCQPQCVTRWFDSDNPNTNGSDSELLSVLQSANAGYICSNPLGIEAQTISGQPASQTGNVFQSYNPTVGFSCVNANQASGMCADYKVRFTCPEQWCSSCRTPWFDRDDSSGLGDYETLPLIQIAYPLQVCAQPIAIEVTTLSGTPALPTSFPDYDALLGFKCVNGACQDYRVRFTCPKTFCGGQCVTRWFDSDDPTTKGGDSELLTNLLSAYSGSICPNPLGIEAQTVSGQSASQTGNVFQVYDPTNGFSCLNANQGGAICADYKVRFTCPEEWCSKCMTPWFDRDNPGGMGDYEPLSLTPTAFPQQVCAQPIAIEVSTITGTPVLPTGNHFQTFDPLLGFECVNDFQNGWTCLDYKVRYKCFCKIVGPTIESRPFELTNLTDFLNVG from the exons ATGAACACCaag GTATTTGCAACCTTGGTGGTTGTTGTTACAA GTACACTCTTTTCGCTCTCCACTCAAA GTTGTATAACTCAGTGGTTTGACAATGATGACCCAACTGGACAAGGAGACTATGAGCTTTTGTCTGATCTTCTCACTGCGTACTCTGGAGAAATTTGTCCAAATCCAGTTGGAATTGAAGTTCGAACAGTCTCCGGCATACTAGCATCTCAAACGGGAAACATCTTTCAAGT AAATAATCCGTCATCTGGGTTTGCTTGTGTAAATGCCAACCAAGCAGGAGGAGTTTGTGCTGATTATAAAGTGCGCTTCACCTGTCCAGAAGCATGGTGTGCAA GTTGTAGAACACCCTGGTTTGATCGAGATAACCCTGGTGGACTGGGAGACTATGAGACTCTGCCATTAACCCTGTCGACATACCCGCTTCAAGTCTGCGCTCAGCCCATCGCCATTGAGGTTGAAACTATTAGTGGGACCCCCACATTGCCAACTGGAAACAATTTTCAAGA ATATGATCCAAAACTTGGCTTTTCCTGTGTGAATGCACAACAGAATGGAGGGTGTCAGGACTACAAGGTCCGTTTTACATGCCCAGTGATTTTTTGCCAACCAC AGTGTGTTACCAGGTGGTTTGATTCTGACAACCCTAACACTAATGGGAGTGATTCTGAACTCTTGAGTGTCCTTCAAAGTGCAAACGCTGGGTACATTTGTTCAAATCCACTCGGAATAGAGGCTCAGACCATCTCTGGCCAACCAGCATCTCAAACAGGAAACGTCTTTCAATC gTATAATCCAACAGTTGGGTTTTCCTGTGTAAACGCAAACCAAGCATCAGGGATGTGTGCTGATTATAAAGTGCGCTTCACCTGTCCAGAGCAATGGTGTTCAA GTTGTAGGACACCCTGGTTTGATCGAGATGATTCCAGTGGACTGGGAGACTATGAGACGCTGCCATTAATCCAGATAGCATATCCGCTACAGGTCTGTGCTCAGCCCATCGCCATTGAGGTCACAACCCTTAGCGGGACCCCTGCACTGCCTACCAGTTTTCCAGA TTATGACGCATTGCTGGGGTTTAAGTGTGTGAATGGGGCCTGTCAGGACTACAGAGTCCGTTTTACATGTCCAAAGACTTTTTGCGGTGGAC AGTGTGTAACCAGGTGGTTTGATTCTGACGACCCTACCACAAAGGGAGGAGATTCTGAGCTCTTGACTAACCTTCTCAGTGCATACTCTGGATCCATTTGTCCAAATCCACTCGGAATAGAGGCTCAGACAGTGTCAGGCCAGTCAGCATCTCAGACGGGAAACGTTTTTCAAGT ATATGATCCTACAAATGGGTTTTCCTGTTTAAATGCAAACCAAGGAGGAGCCATATGTGCTGATTATAAGGTGCGCTTCACCTGTCCAGAGGAATGGTGTTCAA AATGTATGACACCGTGGTTTGATCGAGATAATCCTGGTGGAATGGGAGACTATGAGCCACTGTCATTAACTCCAACAGCATTCCCACAACAGGTCTGTGCTCAGCCCATTGCCATTGAGGTTTCAACCATTACCGGGACTCCTGTACTGCCAACTGGAAACCATTTTCAAAC ATTCGATCCACTTCTGGGCTTTGAGTGTGTGAATGATTTTCAGAATGGATGGACCTGTCTGGACTACAAGGTCCGCTACAAATGTTTCTGCAAGATCGTAGGTCCCACAATCGAAAGTCGCCCATTTGAGCTTACAAACCTAACAGATTTCCTAAATGTAGGATAA